The genome window CCACGCCGAACCTGGGCGAGCGAGCAGAGATCGTGTGTTTGACATACGATCTTGCACAGGCGATGGACGAAAATAGAAAATTAAAAGAGAGTGACGCCAGATATGAAGGCGCGACCGCGAAAGAAAGGGAGGATACGCCAATGGGAAATTAAAAGTGGCAAAGAGGCCATGATTCACTCGTTTAACTCAAAGCGCAATTCAACATAGGGAGGGATAACACAATGACTTCAAAAACACATCACCGCATCTCAAAATTTACCTGCCTGAGCAGCATGATCTTCCTGCTAATACTCATCTTCAGTGGACACTCTCTTGCACAATTCACCTATACCTGGAAAACCGATACAACCTACGAAGGGGTAGATAAGGCCACCCTCGTTCAACCCGTGCAGGTCATGTTCTTAGATGAGCCAATACAGGTCGTGCCGCACAGTTCATCTTTATCCCACTGCGCCTGCTGTAGCTTGGGCGACCGAGGGCTATATTGAGTTCATGGAGTCTGCTTTTAAGGGACAGGGCCTCGACTACATCCACCGCTTAATCCTTCACGAAAAAGCGCACTTCTTATGGGAACACCTCTTTGACGATCAACTCAAACAGGACTGGATTGAACTCGGTGGCTGGTATGAAAGTCTGGATGATACAGATGGCTGGTCAACGACCAAACAGACCGAGTTTGTATCCGCTTATGCACACGGTAAAAATCCGAATGAGGACATGGCAGAAACCATCAGTTATTACATTGTAAATCCCGACAAGTTGCGCTCGCGTTCTCCTGCCAAATATGAATTTATACGGGATCGGGTCATGCACGGCACGCGGTACATCTCTCGGATACGCGAAGATTTGACATTTCAGGTCTATAATCTATATCCCGATTTGGTGTATCCCGGTCGAATCATCCGGGTTGATATACAGGTTGCAGGCGAACCAGAAGAGGATAAGGACATAACAATAGAGCTTGAGCTTCACCGGGAAAATGACTTTGACACTGCCCAAGCATCACACCTGAGAATTTACAGCCCAAAAGGAACCTTCTTTAACATCTGGCTTTATCCTGCAAGCTCCGATGGCAGGTACATCAATGCGGGTCACGTCTTGAGAGGCACTGGAACACTATCCAAACACGCGGCGCATGGCTATTGGGGTCCAGATCAAATTACCCTCAGGGATGCCCAGGGCAATGAACGCCACGAGTCCCAGGCCGATTTTGGCTGGAAGCTCTACCTCAACAACCCACTCGCAGATGATAAACCACCGGAGTACATCAAAAATTCAATGCAACTCTCATTGTCGCAAGGCACGACAGAAGGCAGATCTTTGCAAATTCTCACCGCACGCTGGAGGCTTTTTGAAGAAATTGGTATAGGACGAATCTATGCACAGCTAAACGATGCGAATGCCGAAACCCATTCTCGACGCGCGGAGGAAAATGGAAATTATGATCCACAGACTGGTGAAGCGAGTGTTCAATTCAAAATTCCGGATTACTTCTCACACGGGATCTACGAAATCAATTACATCTTAATGGAGGATATTGCGTTGAATCAGAGGGGTGTCTATTTCACCGATCCGGGACAACGTTTAAACCTCGAAGGTGTCGCAATAGATGAAGCACCCGCCACCATTGATGTCCAAACGACAAATCCGGATGACACCCCACCCGTGCTCGATTTGAACCAGATCACTATTCAGGCAGAACCGACCAATCCGGAAGCACCAAATGGCGAAACAAAAGTCGATATTACCTTCAGAGTGAAGGACGACATCAGCGGGTACAGGTTAACAAATATGTATTTGCGGGATCCCAACGGGGTGATGCACCACTTCAGGCATTATGATTCGGATTTTTACAAAGTCTATTTTACACGCGATCCGGCTGTCTATGAGACCCACCATAAAACGTTTATCTTGCCCGTTGGAAGTATCCCTGGAACGTGGGGACTTGCTGAAATGACAGTATGGGACAAGGCAAGGAACATCCTTCGGGAAAACTTCACTGAAATCATCCGCTTTGAGGTACAGGATACCCCCCTTATCTCTGCCGACTTTGATGGCGATGGACGGGTCGCATTCGAAGACTTTTTGTTTTTTGTCCAGGTGTTTGGAACCCAGGCCGGACAGGATAACTTCGATCCAAAATACGATCTTGACGGCAATGGGGTGGTTGACTTTTCCGACTTCCTCATCTTCGTGGATTCCTTTGGCAAAACCGTCACTGGATAGCTTGCACATCTTATAGTGATCATTACGCTGGCTATTTACTTTCTATAGTTGAAACGTCAGGCTTTCGAGCAGGGATTTCGACAAGGGGCGTGTCACCGGCCTGAACAAGCAATTGCCAACGCGCCACACCTCTCCACCACATTGGTCTCGGGACTATTGAGACCATAGTACGTCTCTCATAAGACCATATACAGTCTTGTGTAAGAGCTAATCCGACTATTCTGCGATGTTATTATATAGTCAGATTGGCTCTTTTTCTTTTTTAAAACAACCCTTTACGGGTATCGCCCTCTCTAACAACGCGCATATTGGCACGCTTTTTGCATTTATAATTTGCATCGCGTTAGGAGACAAATCATGCAGAGAATGATCAGAAGTATTTTCATCCTATTTTTACTGGGCTTCTTCACGATTGTATCTGCCCAACTGCCGCCAGAGATCAGGGTGGACGCCTACCTGCTGCAAGCTGAGCAATCCATTCGGGGTGGTGACCACAACCGGGCCAGAGATGCGATGCAAAACATTCGCAACCTTCAGAAAGAGCACGAACTGGATTTGCCGAATGAGTTCCACTTCAGATATGCGAAAGCGGCAGACGCCGTAGATTTGCCCGAGCAGGCACTCGAATCGGTCTTGAGATATCTGGCGGTATCAGGACGCGAAGGCCAGCACTATCTTGAAGCTCTGGCGTTGATGAATAAGGTACAGACAGCGGTGAGTTGTAAGGGATGGGATACGGAAGACTATTTCAAGACAGCGACCCTTGAGGAGGTGACGGCCTGCCTTGACACAGGTATTGACCTGAACGCGCGGGATGATGCAGGTGCTACGCCATTACATCGCGCGGCGAAAAATACTGAGAATCTGGATGTTATTAAGGCTCTGATCAATGCCGGGGCCGACATAGAGGCACAGGACAAAGATTACAGGACGCCTCTGTATTGGGCAGTCTCCTTCAATAATCTACCCGCTATCAAAATCCTGATCAATGCCGGAGCCAACAAGGCGAGAGTAAAGGATAAATGGACACCCCTGCATTGGGCAGCCGCGTACAATAAGAGTCTGGACCTCGTCAAGTCACTGATCAATACTGGATCCAATCTGAAGGCGAAGGACAAAGATAAACGGACGCCCCTGCATGTAGCAGCCGCGCACAATGAAAATCCGGACCTCGTCAAGGCCCTGATTGATGCCGGAGCAGACCTGAAGGCGAAGGATAAAGATAAACGGACACCCCTGCATCTGGCGGCCAAGTACAACCAGAATCC of Gemmatimonadota bacterium contains these proteins:
- a CDS encoding ankyrin repeat domain-containing protein; translation: MQRMIRSIFILFLLGFFTIVSAQLPPEIRVDAYLLQAEQSIRGGDHNRARDAMQNIRNLQKEHELDLPNEFHFRYAKAADAVDLPEQALESVLRYLAVSGREGQHYLEALALMNKVQTAVSCKGWDTEDYFKTATLEEVTACLDTGIDLNARDDAGATPLHRAAKNTENLDVIKALINAGADIEAQDKDYRTPLYWAVSFNNLPAIKILINAGANKARVKDKWTPLHWAAAYNKSLDLVKSLINTGSNLKAKDKDKRTPLHVAAAHNENPDLVKALIDAGADLKAKDKDKRTPLHLAAKYNQNPDILKILIDAGANLEARTDFNSTPLHHAVEYNGNPAVVQVLIDAGANPDVHDTNNRTPLHHAAIEKNPASIKILVDAGANVNAQGFGGDLPLDKVMGWGSSREKSAVVKLLRDVGARRKEELKKESDSGLGKTATALLGGAAIMYAGKDAEDQEAVTEAVREYMEGVLSEQPDGNINSAGTSSQPQGGQGQDQLQQALLNLENVCGEKYQGNFADNDHYRFYCLAAFNDYCALKRAQSSEAISKLRASWQQNCAVLKSVGADSKCSYCK